In the Rhizophagus irregularis chromosome 8, complete sequence genome, one interval contains:
- a CDS encoding uncharacterized protein (SECRETED:cutsite_TFA-LD; SECRETED:prob_0.8438); SECRETED:SignalP(1-21) has protein sequence MKFKLFYLFFILAIFAAATFALDDHLVKRQEKDEKGDVEAKLLPAIIINLARRFGASLVAKCRANSCRGRCPNVLCKAPTLSCCNLACKIGIGARIPRVGGRC, from the coding sequence atgaaattcaaGCTTTTCTACCTTTTCTTCATCTTGGCCATTTTTGCTGCTGCTACTTTTGCACTTGACGATCATTTGGTAAAACGTCAAGAGAAAGATGAAAAAGGAGATGTTGAAGCAAAACTTTTGCCCGCTATTATTATCAATCTTGCTAGAAGATTTGGCGCTTCTCTTGTTGCAAAGTGTCGCGCTAACTCTTGTCGTGGTAGATGTCCTAATGTACTTTGCAAAGCTCCTACTTTGTCTTGTTGTAACCTGGCATGCAAAATCGGAATTGGTGCTCGCATTCCTCGTGTCGGCGGTCGGTGTTAA